A genomic region of Metopolophium dirhodum isolate CAU chromosome 1, ASM1992520v1, whole genome shotgun sequence contains the following coding sequences:
- the LOC132937145 gene encoding uncharacterized protein LOC132937145, which translates to MNLKIKIKMNKQSTNYKFISNDDYSLIVEDKQLGHNQQNASAINTDSAAPTILKPGDDCDDVGSNLIHNVAQTMMTTPPAPVKTSNDLKAVMSYLAYIKCEVNRISETQQEIIEILNNNNTQILQKNTDLLSCDNNETDYFVMNWPITDDDGLLDLENKMKDRIFYKLVVSELTRLGGKTLSRIINKMLKKVFDDTILIKFTYYGLRNKENFHTLSINKAIFDAVRKSKQKSVSDEEIIISIGKYMTGAKGRIEQQNIKNQ; encoded by the exons ATGAAtctaaagataaagataaagatgaaCAAACAATCAACGA attataagtttataagtaATGATGATTATTCCTTGATTGTTGAGGATAAACAATTAGGTCATAATCAACAAAATG cttctgCTATTAATACTGACTCTGCTGCTCCTACGATTCTTAAACCGGGGGATGATTGTGATGATGTTGGCTCAAATCTCATACACAATG tagCACAAACTATGATGACTACACCGCCAGCGCCGGTTAAGACTT CAAATGATCTTAAAGCAGTGATGAGCTACTTGGCATATATCAAATGTGAAGTGAATAGAATTTCCGAAACGCAGCaagaaataattgaaatactgaacaacaataatactcaaattttgcaaaaaaacaCTGATTTATTGAGCTGTGATAACAATGAAACAGACTATTTTGTAATGAACTGGCCAATTACTGATGATGATGGTCTTTTAgatcttgaaaataaaatgaaagaCAGAATCTTTTATAAACTAGTt GTTAGTGAGCTGACCAGGCTTGGAGGTAAAACTCTGTCAAGAATCATCAACAAGATGTTGAAGAAAGTTTTTGACGATACCATATTGATAAAGTTTACTTATTACGGTTTGAGAAACAAAGAAAATTTTCATACGCTATCCATTAATAAAGctatttttg ATGCTGTAAGAAAATCTAAACAAAAATCTGTTTCAGATGAGGAAATCATCATATCGATTGGGAAATATATGACTGGAGCTAAAGGCAGAATAGAACAACAAAACATCAAAAACCAATAA